One genomic region from Sciurus carolinensis chromosome 2, mSciCar1.2, whole genome shotgun sequence encodes:
- the Flrt3 gene encoding LOW QUALITY PROTEIN: leucine-rich repeat transmembrane protein FLRT3 (The sequence of the model RefSeq protein was modified relative to this genomic sequence to represent the inferred CDS: deleted 1 base in 1 codon): MISPAWSLFLIGTKIGLFLQVAPLPVMAKSCPSVCRCDAGFIYCNDRFLTSIPTGIPEDATTLYLQNNQINNAGIPSDLKNLLKVERIYLYHNSLDEFPTNLPKYVKELHLQENNIRTITYDSLSKIPYLEELHLDDNSVSAVSIEEGAFRDSNYLRLLFLSRNHLSTIPWGLPRTIEELRLDDNRISTISSPSLQGLTSLKRLVLDGNLLNNHGLGDKVFFNLVNLTELSLVRNSLTAAPVNLPGTNLRRLYLQDNHINRVPPNAFSYLRQLYRLDMSNNNLSNLPQGIFDDLDNITQLILRNNPWYCGCKMKWVRDWLQSLPVKVNVRGLMCQAPEKVRGMAIKDLNAELFDCKDSGIVSTIQITTAIPNTVYPAQGQWPAPVTKQPDIKNPKLTKDQRTTGSPSRKTIIITVKSVTSDTIHISWKLALPMTALRLSWLKLGHSPAFGSITETIVTGERSEYLVTALEPDSPYRVCMVPMETSNLYLFDETPVCIETETAPLRMYNPTTTLNREQEKEPYKNPNLPLAAIIGGAVALVTIALLALVCWYVHRNGSLFSRNCAYSKGRRRKDDYAEAGTKKDNSILEIRETSFQMLPISNEPISKEEFVIHTIFPPNGMNLYKNNHSESSSNRSYRDSGIPDSDHSHS, translated from the exons ATGATCAGTCCAGCCTGGAGCCTTTTCCTCATCGGGACTAAAATTGGGCTGTTTCTTCAAGTGGCACCTCTACCAGTTATGGCTAAATCCTGTCCATCTGTGTGCCGCTGTGATGCGGGTTTCATTTACTGTAATGATCGTTTTCTGACATCCATCCCAACAGGAATACCAGAGGATGCTACAACTCTCTACCTTCAgaacaaccaaataaataatGCTGGGAttccttcagatttgaaaaacttACTGAAAGTAGAAAGAATATACCTATACCACAACAGCTTAGATGAATTTCCTACCAACCTCCCAAAGTATGTAAAAGAGTTACATTTGCAAGAAAATAACATAAGAACTATCACTTATGATTCACTTTCAAAAATTCCATATTTGGAAGAACTGCATTTAGATGATAACTCTGTCTCTGCTGTTAGCATTGAAGAGGGTGCGTTTCGAGACAGTAACTATCTCCGACTGCTTTTCCTATCCCGCAACCACCTTAGCACAATTCCCTGGGGTTTGCCCAGGACTATAGAGGAACTACGCTTGGATGATAATCGCATATCCACTATTTCATCACCATCTCTTCAAGGTCTCACTAGCCTAAAACGTCTGGTTTTAGATGGAAATCTTTTGAACAATCATGGTTTAGGTGACAAAGTTTTCTTCAACCTAGTTAACTTAACAGAACTGTCACTGGTACGAAATTCCTTGACTGCTGCACCGGTAAACCTTCCAGGCACAAACCTGAGGAGGCTTTACCTTCAAGATAACCACATCAACCGGGTGCccccaaatgctttttcttaCCTAAGGCAGCTGTATCGACTTGATATGTCCAACAATAACCTAAGTAATTTACCTCAGGGTATCTTTGATGATTTGGACAATATAACCCAACTGATTCTTCGCAACAATCCCTGGTATTGTGGGTGCAAGATGAAATGGGTACGTGACTGGTTACAGTCACTACCTGTTAAGGTCAATGTGCGTGGGCTCATGTGCCAAGCTCCAGAAAAAGTTCGTGGAATGGCCATCAAGGACCTCAATGCAGAGCTGTTTGATTGTAAAGACAGTGGGATTGTAAGCACGATTCAGATAACCACTGCAATACCCAACACAGTGTATCCTGCTCAAGGACAGTGGCCAGCTCCAGTGACCAAACAACCAGATATTAAGAACCCCAAGCTCACTAAGGATCAGCGAACTACAGGGAGTCCctcaagaaaaacaattataattacTGTGAAATCTGTCACCTCTGATACAATTCATATCTCCTGGAAACTTGCTCTACCTATGACTGCTTTAAGACTCAGCTGGCTTAAACTGGGCCATAGCCCAGCATTTGGATCTATAACAGAAACAATTGTAACAGGGGAACGCAGTGAATACTTGGTAACAGCCCTGGAGCCTGACTCACCCTATAGAGTATGCATGGTTCCCATGGAAACC AGTAACCTCTACTTATTTGATGAAACTCCTGTTTGTATTGAGACTGAAACTGCACCCCTTCGAATGTACAACCCTACAACCACCCTCaatagagagcaagagaaagaaccTTACAAAAACCCCAATTTACCTTTGGCTGCCATCATTGGTGGGGCTGTGGCCCTGGTGACCATTGCCCTTCTTGCTCTAGTATGTTGGTATGTTCATAGAAATGGGTCCCTCTTCTCAAGGAACTGTGCatacagcaaagggaggagaagaaaggatgACTATGCAGAAGCTGGCACTAAGAAAGACAACTCTATCCTGGAAATCAGGGAGACTTCTTTTCAGATGTTACCAATAAGCAATGAACCCATCTCAAAGGAGGAGTTTGTAATACACACCATATTTCCTCCTAATGGAATGAATCTGTACAAAAACAATCACAGTGAAAGCAGTAGTAACCGAAGCTATAGAGACAGTGGTATTCCAGACTCAGATCACTCACACTCATGA